In the genome of Populus nigra chromosome 9, ddPopNigr1.1, whole genome shotgun sequence, one region contains:
- the LOC133702528 gene encoding receptor-like protein 51, producing the protein MSLSLSLTSPPPKPPLFLPLLLLLLLTTTAKAATVTANATLPPSPSPTASPTPPTTKTPSPSIHSTLDPKQLRALQSLDIPTAKDPCSQPSPHNATICDSSSPFRHLVSLHLSNCSSDLSLSYTALKSLSTLQSLSFTNCPVTPIRFPLDLALSLRSFTCIHSLKHLTGVGLSHFVNLTDLTVSNVPVNTSGLYVVLGNMHKLRSVTISNANVTGYIPKHLLFNLTHIDFSGNGLKGRIPSSITLLENLESLNLSSNALTGGIPSNFGDLISLKNVSLGSNSLSGAIPDSISAIPDLAHVDLSSNQLNGTIPKFFAEMKNLRYLNLGNNEFHGVLPFNLTFMKRLAVFKVGGNSNLCYNHTILSSKLKLGIAPCDKHGLPLSPPPAKDDPSGDDSGSDSSDYDDESDDSSSKKEGHHGPNKVVLGVAIALSSIVFLIVFLILLKRCG; encoded by the coding sequence atgtctctctctctctctctcacctcACCACCACCAAAGCCACCCCTCTTCCTTCCTCTCCTCCTCCTGCTCCTCCTCACCACCACAGCTAAAGCTGCCACTGTCACCGCCAATGCCACTCTACCACCCTCTCCCTCCCCTACGGCCTCCCCTACTCCACCCACCACCAAAACTCCCTCTCCTTCCATTCACTCCACTTTGGACCCCAAACAACTTAGAGCCCTCCAATCTTTAGACATCCCAACAGCTAAAGACCCTTGCTCGCAACCCTCTCCTCACAACGCCACCATTTGTGATTCTTCTTCCCCATTCCGCCACCTAGTCTCACTTCACCTCTCCAACTGCTCCTctgacctctctctctcttacacTGCCCTCAAATCCCTCTCTACTCTACAATCTCTCTCTTTCACCAATTGTCCTGTTACTCCTATTAGATTCCCTCTAgatcttgctctctctctccgTTCTTTCACTTGCATCCACTCTCTTAAACACCTCACTGGTGTTGGGCTCTCTCACTTTGTCAATCTCACTGATCTCACTGTAAGTAATGTGCCAGTCAATACTAGTGGTCTTTATGTGGTCCTTGGTAATATGCATAAGCTTAGGTCTGTTACTATCTCCAATGCTAATGTCACTGGCTACATACCAAAACATCTGCTTTTCAATCTTACCCACATTGATTTTTCAGGTAATGGGCTTAAAGGAAGGATACCCAGTTCCATTACACTTCTTGAAAATCTTGAAAGTCTCAATCTTTCCTCTAATGCACTTACTGGGGGAATCCCCAGTAATTTTGGTGACTTGATTTCACTAAAGAATGTATCTTTAGGGTCCAATTCCTTATCTGGGGCGATCCCGGATTCAATATCAGCAATACCTGATTTAGCTCATGTTGATCTGAGTTCAAATCAGTTGAATGGGACAATACCAAAGTTTTTTGCAGAAATGAAGAATTTGAGGTACTTGAATCTTGGGAACAATGAGTTTCATGGTGTTTTGCCTTTCAATCTTACTTTTATGAAGAGATTGGCTGTGTTCAAGGTTGGTGGAAATAGCAATTTGTGTTACAATCATACGATTTTGTCTTCAAAATTGAAGCTTGGAATTGCTCCTTGTGATAAGCATGGATTGCCATTGTCACCACCTCCTGCAAAGGATGATCCATCAGGAGATGATAGTGGGAGTGATTCATCAGATTATGATGATGAAAGTGATGATTCCAGCAGCAAGAAAGAGGGTCACCATGGACCTAATAAGGTTGTTCTTGGTGTGGCAATTGCGCTATCATCCATAGTTTTCCTAATAGTATTCCTTATTCTTCTCAAAAGGTGTGGTTAA